A genomic segment from Brachyhypopomus gauderio isolate BG-103 unplaced genomic scaffold, BGAUD_0.2 sc52, whole genome shotgun sequence encodes:
- the LOC143488628 gene encoding uncharacterized protein LOC143488628 — protein MQRKRMHCMYVCVFTEAIDEMWAAQQRHLECIQDPPDMNMYRVARTTTIHGVDVPYYKCLRGSNSLEGFYKAQPNMIPGPHSAARPYQVYLISDIARWNSDRNSDAVFGGKGRHHRTYSAPLIDRLNTCCQQLFDETVEENFRAPADIPFIELLGLEYLFSQSTGESFCLQDIIDDGPRLEEVVQPGQADPDEHDEAYQSDTEARDDVLDAVLPHITRTSDETATIHPPAFVSICVSARMKWFLEKNTQKKRTRNAFELTTFIKKINKFFRKMPAVHTLSQAFRSWRSSGRCW, from the exons ATGCAACGTAAACGGAtgcactgtatgtatgtgtgtgtatttacagaGGCCATTGATGAGATGTGGGCAGCCCAGCAGCGACATCTGGAGTGCATCCAGGAtccaccagacatgaacatgtATCGAGTGGCACGTACCACAACCATCCACGGCGTGGACGTGCCCTATTATAAATGTCTGCGTGGAAGCAACAGCCTGGAAGGATTCTACAAAGCGCAACCAAACATGATTCCAG GTCCCCACTCTGCAGCACGGCCCTACCAGGTATACCTGATTAGTGACATTGCACGGTGGAATTCAGACAGGAACTCGGACGCCGTGTTTGGTGGCAAAGGACGACACCACAGGACGTACTCTGCACCGCTGATCGACCGCCTCAACACCTGCTGTCAGCAGCTGTTCGATGAGACTGTGGAGGAGAATTTCCGAGCCCCTGCTGATATCCCCTTCATCGAGCTGCTCGGGTTAGAGTACCTGTTCAGCCAGAGCACGGGTGAATCCTTCTGTCTTCAGGACATTATTGACGATGGACCTAGACTGGAGGAGGTGGTTCAGCCCGGGCAGGCAGACCCAGATGAACACGATGAGGCATATCAGAGTGACACGGAGGCACGTGACGACGTACTGGATGCCGTCCTGCCCCACATCACACGAACGAGTGACGAAACCGCCACTATTCACCCTCCAGCCTTTGTgagtatctgtgtgtctgctagaATGAAATGGTTTctggaaaaaaacacacaaaaaaagaggACAAGAAATGCATTTGAGCTTACcacattcattaaaaaaataaataaattttttagGAAGATGCCTGCAGTCCACACCCTCTCCCAGGCTTTCAGAAGCTGGAGAAGTTCTGGTCGGTGCTGGTGA